gaggaggaatcaAGGTCACCTCAGCACAAATCATTTTAGGTTGATGTAGAAGCCAGCTCTCAGCTTTGCATGCAAATAGCAGCTCTTAGACCACACTTTCACGAGTTCCTGAAAAGGATCTTTTGTGCCAATTGAAACGCTAGGTATAACTGCTCTAAAGATATGTCCTGAGATGAACTCagctctttcctctttctccctcaAGTCATTCATCTCGCCAGAATCAAATTCCCCCCAAACAATCTCCAAGTCTTAATCTGGATCTTCACCTACttgaaaagcacattttttaaaatggagatgagaaaaaggaatttagttacaatattaaaaaaaaaaaaagtcttccaaCTTTTCTGCATACTTACTATCTGTTTTAATAACACAGCTATTTCCTCAATCTAGAGTCAGAaactgatgaaaatgaaaaatacagagtgCAGCATGCTACCTACGCTATATTTCAAATCTTAGGTTTTGATGCTATGGCATATAAAGGGCATAAGATCATCTATGCTATTCTCTTAAAATGTCAGCTCTAATAAACAGCATTCAAATGATGCCTTACAGAGTCTCAGTGCTTTTCTTATGGGAGCATAATGAACTAGCATATTCTGATGCAAAACAAGATGATAAACAATTATTTCTGACATAGGACAAGTCCCTAGACATTATTATAAGGCACCATTCTTCCTTCCTCTGGTATTACTGCATGTGCAAGTGTATGCACAGGAGGTGCGTGCACACATGCAGACAGGCAGGTATAGTTATTTACTACTTATTTACTTTTAGTTACTTATTAATTTACATCCACCATACTATTAACCATCCTGCACAGCCTACTGCATTCAGCTAAGCAGAGTAGAGCAGATAAGTGGAGATTCTGGCCTCTGTCCCACCTCATCTATTTGTTTTGTGACCAAAAAatcaaacatattttaaaagtaatgctGATGTACCATCTGTACACTAACACTGGAACAAAGTTCAAGAAATAAGTAAACTTAAAGACTGCACTAGACATGCTACTCATTTCccatgtaaagaaaaacaaatctttaaaTTTAGCACCTGCTAAACTGGGGTTCTGCTTccataaatatatttcagtaaCTATGTTGAGATTCTAGAATCTCCTGTTTTATGTTTCTTACTAAGCTGCACTTTTTCCACCATAGCCTTTTTTTCTAATAGTCAAAATAATGTCATTGCAAAAGCAATTAAAGTAAATGTAGGATTTCTGGATACCAACAAAGCTCATTTCAGGCCCCATATCCAGCTACTTAAACCATTACATATGTGAGTCAGCAGCAACAAGAAATAGAACACAAGTAACACAATAACCAGACATTCTGCTCTGTAGAATaatgaaacagttttcttccagttgGTTTGTTTCATCCTGCACTTTCATTTCAAACTGCCTAATTTTTAAACACTGCTATAAATTCAGCTTCAAACAAGAATAATTTGAGCAAAACCACTTTTCTGGCATTCATAGTCATATTCTTCTTGATAATTATGAGGTGCATAAAACTATTACAGAATCCATTAAGTAAATCCCTTAGCAGAAAGATAACATATTTCACtgcaaaaatattctgttgGAAAGTCTAACGATGTTCATATTACTTTTGGAGTTTTAGTCTAATTCTGAAAGAGCCAATAAAACACAGTTcctctgggaaagaaaaaataggaagcatGGAATGAAATCTCAGAGAAATAGCCCTCAGGGTTGCAAAAAATACACGTACTACCTGAAGTTTGTCTCAAATTGTCACATGTaatacaaattatattttattcagaCTGAAGTAGAACAGTTTTTCTATCTCTACTATAATCATACAAACACCaaagatatttcaaaaattTATGAAATTTTCAAGGTGATATTTTGATGGCCATTTAAGAAAACTGCCCCTCACATTTAAGTTTTCAATTGTATTTTACTCTTCACAAATTTGAtggtttaaaagcaaaatttggAATACTGTCTTCTCAAAGATTACTCCAAGTTACTACTGTCATTACAGGATCAATGGAGATCTCCAAATATAGGCTTCTAAACTGTGAAATAAAGGATTTTTACTCACTGAATTCTGAAGATTAAGGAATTGAGATAGCTGACAATGCAGGATGGTAAAAATTTGGAAACTTGAAAGTGTTTTCAAGCTAACATTGAAAATGCAGTCCTTCTAATTTTATAACCAATTTCtaagaaaaaactgtttcaCTTTTAGTGCTAAGGATCTCGATAACACAACAGGAAAtatcaataataaaaaaaaatcccctctCTGAGATTAATGTCCTGCATCCTTACTGCCACAGCTGGAGACCATAAATCCAATTtgcacattaaaagaaaaatagatacAATTGTTTTACATACCTTTGTTTCTCTTATTCAAGCTTTGGGTGCCTGTCTTCTTTAAAAAGGAGGTTGTGCACTTCTAAATGAGGCTGCACAGACTCTCCTTAGTAAAAtcttacttttattttactctGAAATATTCCATGAAGTTCATAAAGATTTAACACACATTAACAAAGAACTGAGGAAAAAGATCATATAATAGAAAAAGTACAAACCTCTGATTGTACATGCCCCGAAAATTATAATTTGCTCTATAATTGGGGATTGGCTTTGGATCTAATGGCCTGTAGATGGCAGGCTCTCCTCTCTTCATAGCCAGACCGTTCAGCTCCACTGTTGGAGTTATACTgcctgaggaaagaaaagagcacaCGTAAGGTACTTAAACCACAAATGCTGCAAAACACACACCCAGGATGGAGATGAGCAGCAAGAGAGCTGTAATAAACTCAGAAGCTATTGGTTGCTCttaaattaaaatctaaatAGCTACAATGACATTTCACCACCTCTACAAGATGGGAATATAGATGCCAATTAAATCAAAAGCAATGGAGAGAACATTGAAGACTTTATGCAGTTACAGTAGATTGATCTTCACAGGTGAAAGAGAAAATCAGTATAATAATTAGGCTGGTAATTCATCTTTGCAAAGTgcttataataaaatataatctgaaattataaaaataaaagagcaatgTTTCTTCCCGCTGAATACGactaaataaaatcacagatcAAGTAACGAGGCACTGAAACAAACAGGCAGTAATATACATTTTGGTAGTCCTTTGGTAACCTTAGGACAGAAgttggaaaaaaagttttctttataAAACTTCAAAGCCTCAGACTAGGACTAAAAACAATCTAACAGGAATCATCTAACAAACTGGAACTGTAACTACTGGACATGAGTGCCACTGCAGCCACCTACTGGTGACACaacacaaaaccagaaaaccaccaccaccaccacttgTCCAGTTGCATCCATGCCAAACAAGAAGCTACACTATAGCCTCATctcaatacattttttttcaagaacaCATTCATCTACCATATTCCTCACTTCCCTGTTGTAACAAAACCCTGAAGGAGCTAAACATACATTACAATAAAAAGGAGttattattttctcaaaatattgTTACAACAATTACAACTGAATCTAGCTTTTAAATAGTTAAAATGTATCAAATGATGAAAGTTTTTATGCAGTACTTACTCAGAAACTACATCAGCTACAATTTTGATATATTCCAAAGCAAGGATGCTATGAATCCAGATATATactaaaaatgcaaaaacatcATTTTGACAAGAagatatagaatcataaaatcctgagttggaagggatccataaaggtcatctactccaactcctctgcagtgaacagggacatacacagctagatcaggttgccccGAGCCTGAttcagcctgatcttgaatgtctccatggatggggcaccAACCAcgtctctgggcaacctgtgccagtgcctcaccaccctcactgtagaagacttTATCCTTATATCTGACCTAAATCTACCCTAgatttagtttgaaaccattttcctttgccctgtcaccacagactctgctaaagagtttgTCCTCTTCTTCTCTATAGCTCttcttcagatactgaaaggccgctatcaggtcaccttgcagccttctcttctgaaTAAATAATACATTGTACTTAAAGCAAAATACAATGTTACAAAATACGGTTTTTAATAAATTCTTTTAATGcctgtttcttttatttgcagCTTTTCCCTTTACAAGCATGCtaaaagccaaaaataaaataaaaaaaaaaaatactagaagCTGAGAGATACTGTGCTATGTCAAGAATCAAATCTCAGGATTCATTTTTACAGAGATCTTTACCACCCACTTCCTGAACAGCTAAAAACACCTTGATTGCGAATGACACAGGATCAAATCAGCATCCTGGAGAAGCAATGCACTGATCTCCAAAGGAGCAAGAGAATACTATTGCATCACTGGTGAACAATCCTTAATGTCTAACGCTCAGGATAATACTCTTAAGCTCTAACAGAAAGTTAGTCCTGCTTTCTCACAGCCCAGAGATTAACTGCAAAATGACCCCACTGTAAGAAAGTGTCTGAAAGGAGCAGGCccaacagaagggaaaaagaggagtgtaaaaaaagaaaagtaagaaagaaagcaagattcttttttcctcactattttccttctttcatatTAGTGTGAAACAAAGttagaaacagtttttttttactaacttTCTCAAATAAGACAAAACTGATCATGCAGCTGAGATGTCAGCCACTCAAAAGGTGCTGCATGTATAGAAGGCAACTTACAGGTAATGCTTCAAGATGAATGATGCAGGACAGCAATGTATGTTCTTTTAATTGTTCAAACAACTTTTAAAGCTGTTTAAGGCTTTTTAATAGTACAAGTTGCTAAGAAGGAAAGTGTATAATGCCAGAAACTGAAACTAACCCTCATAGCAAAAAAACATGCCAAAACTTCAGCTTACATTTATACCAGACATAATTTCACAGGATTAGACTTGCTAAAATTTTGCTCTTCCATTggaaaaatgctaaaataatcctcttttttaaaaaagcctttgCTATGGCAATATTGGCCAATTTGTTCCTATCTTTACTGTTAATCACATACAATCACTTCGTATACAGTTGAATCTTATGTAAACAATATTCACTTACATTCAGTTGTTGTAGTCCATTCATTAAAAACTCTCCTGTGCAAACCCAGCAGAGGTTCTTAATTAATCTTGTACGTAAAAGAACTAGGTTGATTGTCATCTGCCAACTTAACCTACATCTTGTTCAACTTACTAATCAGTGGTATACTATTCCAACACTTCAACAAGAATTATTATGCAGAGGAAAATGTCATACCTGGATTGTTGTTAACATTATTTTTGGGCGGTCTAGGAGTTGGTTTGGGAAGAGTAGTTTCATTCAAAGCTTTGCTAGCAGCAGCATGCTGGGCCTTCTTAATACTGCTTCCTTCAGCTTCCCACGTCTGTTCTCCAAGAGTCAGCTGCACTGTGAACATCTCCAAGACAAAGAACAAGTGAACACTGGCAAGATTATCACTGCACATACATCAATCTGTATGAAAGCCTATGAGAATGAAGAGAATACGTCACCTCTTTACCTTATATTAAACTCTCAGATAACACATCTGATTCTTACAGAGATCAGTGGGTCCTTAACAGAGGACACCACTTGGTGTTTCAGATGGCAAAGTGAAACAGCAACATCA
The DNA window shown above is from Meleagris gallopavo isolate NT-WF06-2002-E0010 breed Aviagen turkey brand Nicholas breeding stock chromosome 3, Turkey_5.1, whole genome shotgun sequence and carries:
- the LOC100547363 gene encoding double-stranded RNA-binding protein Staufen homolog 2-like, with the translated sequence MAQVKMQTTANLSGPPMSPMVLPLPVTAANTLGLPSAMNGSIPESAASCSSPTAGLADPAPASNPPAPLQDNMANPKEKTPMCLVNELARFNRIQPQYKLLNERGPAHAKMFTVQLTLGEQTWEAEGSSIKKAQHAAASKALNETTLPKPTPRPPKNNVNNNPGSITPTVELNGLAMKRGEPAIYRPLDPKPIPNYRANYNFRGMYNQRFVLFLLYDLFPQFFVNVC